The DNA segment TCGGAATATCGGCAGGGCCATAGCCTTGGCCCTGGCAAAGCGTGGAGCAGCAGTAGCCGTAAACTATGCCAAATCTGCTGCGGCAGCCCAAGAAGTGGTGGCTGAGATCGAAGCCGGCGGTGGACGGGCCTTTGCCGTTCAGGCCGACGTTGCCGACGCCGATGCGGCCGCTGCGATGGTGCAGGCCGTCGAAGAGCACCTGGGTCCCATAGACATCCTGGTCAACAACGCGGGCATCACCCGCGACGGGCTGTTCGTAAGGATGAAGCCCGAGGACTGGGACGCGGTGATGGGCACTAACCTGAATGGCCTTTTTTATATTGTGCGGCCGGTGGTCCGAGGCATGATGCGTCGGCGGTGGGGCCGCATCATCAACATCTCGTCCATAGCCGGCCTGGTGGGCAACTTCGGCCAGGTCAACTACGCCGCCAGCAAGGCCGCCATCCTGGGCTTCACCAAGGCTCTGGCCCGGGAGGTGGGATCCCGCGGCATCACCGTCAATACCGTGGCGCCGGGCTTCATCGA comes from the Sphingobacteriaceae bacterium genome and includes:
- the fabG gene encoding 3-oxoacyl-[acyl-carrier-protein] reductase; translated protein: MCLANRVALVTGASRNIGRAIALALAKRGAAVAVNYAKSAAAAQEVVAEIEAGGGRAFAVQADVADADAAAAMVQAVEEHLGPIDILVNNAGITRDGLFVRMKPEDWDAVMGTNLNGLFYIVRPVVRGMMRRRWGRIINISSIAGLVGNFGQVNYAASKAAILGFTKALAREVGSRGITVNTVAPGFIETDMTADLPEEVRETMLARTALERFGRSEEVAAAVAFLAGEEAGYITGHTLVVDGGLTMI